GGCAGCGAGGAGCTCGTCCGGGACAGAGTGGTGCTGGTTCTGTTTCTTCTGGGCTCGCGAAGTGGAAACAAAACACTCCAGGAACAACTCCAGAATGAGAGCCAGCAGTACCAAGACCTTCTGCAGAGCAGCTTCCAGGATTCCTACAGGAATCTGACCATTAAAACCATGGTGATGATGGAATGGCTCAGCAGAAAGTGTCAACAGGCGTCCTATGCGGTGAAAGTGGACAGTGACGTGTTGCTCAGCATGAACAACCTAATAAAAATGCTTGTGAATCTGAAAAAACTACAACATAACTACATTACCGGCCTAGTTGTGTCTGGAAACAGTGTCTTGAGAGATCCATCCAACAAGTTTTATGTCCCTCACGATGTGTATCCTAAATCCAGATATCCTCCATATCCTCTGGGAATGTGTTATATCTTTTCTATGGACTTGCCGGAGAAGATCCTACAAATATCAATGCATATCAGACCTTTTTTTATTGAGGATGCGTATTTGGGCATGTGCTTGAAGGGATTGGGAATTACCCCTAAGAAACCACCAAATATGGGGCAGTTTGTAGTCAGACCACCGCCACAATTCAATCGCTGTTACTATTCTAAACTGATAGCAATACTTACAGAAAGCCTGACTCAGCTGATTTCCTTTTGGATGGATATCCACTCATCCAGCAAACCTTGCTGAGATGCAGAATATCTACGTAAAGGTTCAGTTgaattaattttacaaaagcaacCTGTTTGTTTTACCTGATAGCTGTGTGTGCACGCTTGTGACAACTGTTTGATACATTTGCATCCTGAATGATACACTATTTCTAtgaatttgaaatgtaaaacaaGGCTGTCTTTACAGCATCTTATGTAAATAAACACTATTTAAttcaggacttttttttttaagtgcataaaaatatatatgttcaaaatgtaaatattctaatttctTCAAAGCTGATCAAATATTTCTtctagaaaa
The DNA window shown above is from Ctenopharyngodon idella isolate HZGC_01 chromosome 10, HZGC01, whole genome shotgun sequence and carries:
- the LOC127520680 gene encoding beta-1,3-galactosyltransferase 1-like, producing the protein MFCKSWLLVSLLILLNVLLLYFTATTLERRKWRKVARKPGNYHVAYPQNYRFILDQPNKCEKQKPFVVVIVPVAPENFEARNAIRITWGSEELVRDRVVLVLFLLGSRSGNKTLQEQLQNESQQYQDLLQSSFQDSYRNLTIKTMVMMEWLSRKCQQASYAVKVDSDVLLSMNNLIKMLVNLKKLQHNYITGLVVSGNSVLRDPSNKFYVPHDVYPKSRYPPYPLGMCYIFSMDLPEKILQISMHIRPFFIEDAYLGMCLKGLGITPKKPPNMGQFVVRPPPQFNRCYYSKLIAILTESLTQLISFWMDIHSSSKPC